Genomic segment of Helicobacter enhydrae:
ATCCTTAAGCGTTTGGAGCGTTTGTTGGGCAAAACCGTGGTGTTTGCCGATGATATTGATAGTGCCAAAAGTATCCAAGCGACGGTGAAAAACAACAATATCATTCTGCTTGAAAACATTCGTTTCTATGAGGGGGAAGAGCGTAACGATGAGGCACTTTCAAAAGAATTATCAAGTTTGTGTGATGTGTATATCAATGATGCCTTTGGGACGAGCCATAGGGCACACGCTAGCACTTATGGAATCACGCGATTTGTGCCACACAAAGTCGCAGGACTTTTGCTCAAAAAAGAGATTGATTCTTTTGCCAAAGCGTTTTCTAATCCATTGAAGCCTGTTTTGTTGATTGTGGGCGGAAGTAAGGTGAGCTCCAAGCTTGAATTGTTGAATAATATTTTGGATCTAGTGGATAAAATCATCATCGGCGGAGCGATGAGCAATACTTTTCTCAAAGCTTTGGGGTGCGAAATGCAAAAATCACTTGTAGAAGAAGATTTGGTGGGGGAAGCACTCAAAATTTTGGAACACGCCAAAGAAAAAAAGGTAAAGGTGTATTTGCCCGTCGATGTTGTAAGCACGGATTCTTTGAATGCACCAAAAGAGATCAAAATCACTCCTGTGCAAGATGTGCCTGAGAATTTTATGGCTGTGGATATTGGACCTGCGAGCACCAAGCTGTTTGCTCAAGTCGTGCGTGATAGCCAAACGATTGTTTGGAATGGACCTTTGGGTGTGTATGAGGTGAGCCAATTCTCTAGAGGGACTTTTAATATTGCTCATAGCATTTCTGATGCGTATGCTTTTAGCTTGATTGGTGGTGGTGATACGGCTGATGCGATTGATAAGGCAGGAGAGAGGGATAATATGAGCTTCATTTCTACAGGTGGTGGGGCATCTCTTGAGCTTTTGGAAGGCAAGGTTTTACCAGCCTTTGAAGTGTTGGACAAAAGATAAAGTGGGGCATTGCGTAGAGTGATCAAGATTTTTGCTAGAGAAGATCAAAAAATTTTACAAAAAAACCTCCATGATTCTTTGCTGCAAAATATTTTGTGGATTGATTTGCAAGATCCGACTAATGATGAGGTGAGTTATATCGCTCAAACCTACAATCTTGAAATCCCAAGCAACGAGGAGCGAGAGGAGATTGAGGAGAGTGCGCGTTATTGGGAAGATCCTCAAAGTATCACGATTAATACTTATTTTTTGATTCCTTCAGTCAAAGATAGACGCGTCAATAACCAAACGATTACTTTTATTTTGCACCAAGATATTTTATTGACGATACGCTATGGGGATTTTAGCGTCTTTGATGAGACGCAAAAAACCCTTCTTGCAAATCCTATTGATTACAACAATGGGTTTGAAGTCATTAGCAAGATCTTTGAGATTCGTGTGGAAAAAGATGCGGATATGTTGGAAAACTTCGCAAGATCAACGCGCGCTTTGAGGGCAAAGGTTTTTGATCAAGATATCCACGCTTATGATGAAATGCTTGCCCATCTCTCAAGGTTGCAAGAGTTTAATATGGAAGTGCGTGATTCTTTGTTTGACAAACGACGCGCGATTACTGCGATGCTCAAGAGTATCAAACCAAGTGGGGAGATCAAAAAGAATCTCACGATTATTTTGAAAGACATCAATTCTCTGATTGAGTTTGCAAACACTAGTATGAATGCTCTAGATAACATTCAAAGTCTGCTAACCAATCAGATCAATATCGAGCAAAACAAGACAATCAAGCTTTTCACGGTTGTGACCGTTGTGATGATGCCTCCTACATTGATTGGGACAATCTATGGTATGAACTTCAAGCATATGCCTGAATTGGAGTGGAGCTTTGGTTATCCTTTGGTGATTTTGATAATGATACTTTCTACGCTTTTTCCATTTTTGTATTTCAAGAAAAAGGGTTGGTTGAAATAAGGAATTATTAGCTAAAATTTTTCTGATATATTTTAAGTAAGGAGAGAGAATGCTAGAATGGATAGCAGATCCTCAAGCGTGGGTGACTCTGATCACTTTGAGTGCCTTAGAGATTGTGTTGGGGGTTGATAATATTATTTTTCTTGCCGTGTTAGTCAATAAGCTTCCAGAACATCAACGCAATGCGGGGAGAATCTTTGGCTTGGCGTTGGCTATGCTTACGCGTATTGCATTGTTAGCTTCTATTGTTTGGATTATGAGATTGCAAACTCCGCTTTTTAGCTTGATGGGTGTTTCTATCAGTGGGAGAGATTTAGTGTTGATTAGTGGTGGAGCATTTTTGATTTACAAAAGCATCCAAGAGATTTATGCTCAAATCCAAGATGAAGAGATGATACAAGTCAAGCGTTCGGGTGGGTTTATATTGACTTTGATTCAGATTGCTATTTTGGATATTGTGTTTTCTTTGGATTCTGTGATTACTGCTGTGGGAATGGCTCAAGATCTTGAGATTATGATTTTGGCGATTGTAGTTGCTGTAGGGGTGATGATGTTTGTCAGCAAGGGGGTTGCAGATTTTGTTCAAACTTATCCTACTATCAAAACCTTAGCCCTTGCTTTTTTGATTTTGGTGGGCGGGGTTTTGATTTTGGATGGTTTTGCTGTGCATATTCCCAAAGCTTATGTTTATTTTGCGATGGGCTTCTCGCTTAGTGTGGAGTTGATCAATCTTTATATCAAGAAAAAAAGTGCATTGAATCAATCAAGCGATTAAATGAGACTGATAATCGGGGTATGCCTCTTTTGTATAGGGCTGTGGGGTGATGATAGTGGAGCAACACAAGCATTTGCCCCTTATACCAAGCATTATTTTTCTATCACAACGCAAAATGATTCGTATTTCAATGTGTTTATTGATCGCTATTACACCGCTGGGCATAGTTTGCTCTATAGCTCACAAGAGGGCAAATATGGGGTGCTAGATTCGCTAGGTTTGCTCGATGGTTTCACTTCGTGGAGTTTGGTGCTATCTCAAAGCATTTATACTTCTAGAAATCGCCAAGACAGGCGTCCTGAGATAGGGGATCACCCATTTGCAGGATTACTCAATCTTGCTTTTTTGTGGCACCACCGCTCTGTTAATGCGTTGGAGAATCTAAGCGTGAGAGTGGGGGTAGTGGGGCGTTATTCGTTTGCAGAAGAAGTGCAAAATGGGATTCATAGACTATTTGATAGTGTGATTTTGAAAGGCTGGGATACACAAATCAGTGATGGCTGGATTGTCAATCTCTCCTATGATTGGACTTATCGCTACCCAATCTGTGATTTTGGAAATTTTGCAATCGATGTTTTGCCCTATGTTGATGTGGCGGTGGGAAATGCAAATATATATGCCAAAGCAGGGGCTGTGATGCGTCTAGGGCATCATCTTGATAGCACATTTTTGCCACAGGGG
This window contains:
- a CDS encoding phosphoglycerate kinase; the protein is MLAVAGIELMQKVQTPRDVNLEDKRVLIRVDFNVPMDQEFNISDDTRMREALPTINYCIDQGAKSIILVSHLGRPVGKNPDFSLKHILKRLERLLGKTVVFADDIDSAKSIQATVKNNNIILLENIRFYEGEERNDEALSKELSSLCDVYINDAFGTSHRAHASTYGITRFVPHKVAGLLLKKEIDSFAKAFSNPLKPVLLIVGGSKVSSKLELLNNILDLVDKIIIGGAMSNTFLKALGCEMQKSLVEEDLVGEALKILEHAKEKKVKVYLPVDVVSTDSLNAPKEIKITPVQDVPENFMAVDIGPASTKLFAQVVRDSQTIVWNGPLGVYEVSQFSRGTFNIAHSISDAYAFSLIGGGDTADAIDKAGERDNMSFISTGGGASLELLEGKVLPAFEVLDKR
- the corA gene encoding magnesium/cobalt transporter CorA translates to MIKIFAREDQKILQKNLHDSLLQNILWIDLQDPTNDEVSYIAQTYNLEIPSNEEREEIEESARYWEDPQSITINTYFLIPSVKDRRVNNQTITFILHQDILLTIRYGDFSVFDETQKTLLANPIDYNNGFEVISKIFEIRVEKDADMLENFARSTRALRAKVFDQDIHAYDEMLAHLSRLQEFNMEVRDSLFDKRRAITAMLKSIKPSGEIKKNLTIILKDINSLIEFANTSMNALDNIQSLLTNQINIEQNKTIKLFTVVTVVMMPPTLIGTIYGMNFKHMPELEWSFGYPLVILIMILSTLFPFLYFKKKGWLK
- a CDS encoding TerC family protein; the encoded protein is MLEWIADPQAWVTLITLSALEIVLGVDNIIFLAVLVNKLPEHQRNAGRIFGLALAMLTRIALLASIVWIMRLQTPLFSLMGVSISGRDLVLISGGAFLIYKSIQEIYAQIQDEEMIQVKRSGGFILTLIQIAILDIVFSLDSVITAVGMAQDLEIMILAIVVAVGVMMFVSKGVADFVQTYPTIKTLALAFLILVGGVLILDGFAVHIPKAYVYFAMGFSLSVELINLYIKKKSALNQSSD
- a CDS encoding lipid A deacylase LpxR family protein, translating into MRLIIGVCLFCIGLWGDDSGATQAFAPYTKHYFSITTQNDSYFNVFIDRYYTAGHSLLYSSQEGKYGVLDSLGLLDGFTSWSLVLSQSIYTSRNRQDRRPEIGDHPFAGLLNLAFLWHHRSVNALENLSVRVGVVGRYSFAEEVQNGIHRLFDSVILKGWDTQISDGWIVNLSYDWTYRYPICDFGNFAIDVLPYVDVAVGNANIYAKAGAVMRLGHHLDSTFLPQGIGGENGGANSGRNFADGLGYYLFVGSYGEFVGRNLFVQGHYGDSYPDAKMRQWIGGLRAGLSIISETMSFTYQIFYLSAEFEKQDAPHGIGSLNFAWSF